In the genome of Planctomycetota bacterium, one region contains:
- a CDS encoding peptidoglycan recognition family protein yields MNTLRATIFLTLGVMLAAGCETTTRPVAYTSSDPVPVAPHERHKGRQASHRTPEIQPHRSQHVIAVPTAWRPRATAQPWRYIVIHHSATTGGNARTFDRAHRSKGWDELGYHFVVGNGHGSRDGFVEVGPRWTKQKHGAHAKTADNRYNQRGIGICLVGNFDNKRPTPAQQAALTKLVAYLMHEHNIPASNVIGHRDTKPTACPGRNMNVAVVRNQALRTLAAANLPAPDGPALTAAEIDEIDWDHPEEHVHHASTCSGCDHHDHGEDAE; encoded by the coding sequence ATGAACACACTGCGCGCGACGATTTTCCTGACGCTGGGCGTGATGCTGGCCGCCGGTTGTGAGACCACGACCAGGCCGGTGGCATACACGTCGAGCGATCCGGTGCCCGTCGCGCCGCACGAACGGCACAAGGGCAGACAAGCCAGCCACCGCACGCCGGAGATTCAGCCGCACCGTTCACAGCACGTCATCGCCGTCCCGACGGCCTGGCGTCCCCGTGCGACCGCCCAACCTTGGCGGTACATCGTGATCCACCATTCGGCCACCACGGGCGGCAACGCCCGGACCTTCGATCGGGCCCACCGCTCCAAGGGCTGGGACGAGTTGGGTTACCACTTCGTCGTCGGCAACGGCCACGGCTCACGCGATGGCTTCGTCGAGGTCGGCCCCCGATGGACCAAGCAGAAGCACGGTGCCCACGCCAAGACCGCCGACAACCGCTACAACCAGCGCGGCATCGGCATCTGCCTCGTCGGCAACTTCGACAACAAACGCCCCACCCCCGCCCAGCAGGCCGCCCTGACCAAGCTCGTGGCCTATCTCATGCACGAGCACAACATCCCGGCCTCCAACGTCATCGGCCACCGCGACACCAAGCCCACCGCTTGTCCCGGCCGCAATATGAACGTCGCCGTCGTCCGCAACCAGGCCCTGCGCACCCTCGCTGCGGCCAACCTCCCCGCCCCCGACGGCCCCGCCCTCACCGCCGCCGAGATCGACGAAATCGACTGGGATCACCCCGAGGAGCACGTACATCACGCCAGCACGTGTTCGGGCTGCGACCATCACGATCACGGAGAAGACGCGGAGTGA